The nucleotide sequence agacaaagcaataagaagtagaaatggggaaaacaaagcggtaactcatgagacgactggccgggtcgtcacaataagTTAGTAGGAGTAAAGAATAATACATTCAACAATCTAATCTTACTAAATACCTTATTGTGGGCGGGCATAATTcacagaaaaataataaaatctaatCTTGTAAATACTAAAGAATTAgtgcaacaaaagaaacaaatagaaaaactaaataactgaacaattaattctttaaaggTTTAAAAACTAAAAATTTTAACTGAAAAATTAATACGAGAAATtctgaaaagtttaaaacttactCTAAAGATTAAGGTCTGAAGATAAAGAGTAACTGCCAGGAGAATTGAGAGAATGAAGCCATAAGATGGCTTTATATACTCTTAGtgggtaaaattataattttgttaaaGCTTATTGGGCTATCGGTTAAACCGTTAATAAAATTTGACATACCGAGACCCGAACCGATAATTCGATAGTAAAATAACATTAAATTGTTATTGAATCATTTATCCAATAACCCGATATCAATACCTCAATATCTTTTTATCGGTCCGAATTATCAGTCTTACGTGATATATATCAAGCCCTAAATCACACTACTCAAAAGAGAGAATTGTAACCTCCATGGCAAATGAGACGCGTAACATCAGACCCACAATGCCACGTAAAAGTTCAAGCGTGTAGATAAAGAGTAGCTGTAACGTGTGGTCATCACACTTTAAGTTCCTTGGCTTCTTCGCTTTGGCTTAGATCTACAAAATCTATTCCAATTCTCTAGATATTTCTACCCAGAAAATTTCACGTCTCACAGTCCAAATCCAAACCCCGAAAACAATTGGATACATATTTCATGAAATCATACAAACCTTTgtaaacaaaaaagaaacaaagaaagaaaaagtgcaCCAATTGTTTTATCTGATGGCTATGGTGGCAAAGGTACACGTGTCAACACTAGAGTGCCACCACTACTACCACCGTGGCAGCGGCCACCCACCGCTGTCCGGGAATGTTCTCCCGCGAGTTGTGACTACGTGGGACCCTTTGATTGTAAAGGGTCGTCGTAAAATTGTTGTACAACCATGCAGGAGTTTTAAGTCTGAGGATGAATATGTGAAGGGAAGTGAAATCAAGAAACCTATGAACAAATTGGTTGGAGCTATTAGGTCCGCTGTATGGAGTTGTTCGAAGCCAAGTTTGAGAACCGAAAATAAGTTTAGAGAAGCTATTGAAAAGTTGGAGGAGAGATTGTTCTTGGTATGTCCATTTGATTTGTGCATATGTACTTTCTGGCATGTATTTTTTTCCTCCGgtctcttttttcgttttttccgAGGAATCTGACCTGAATAAGATTTAAGATTTCTAAGTACTATATATAGGCTATGAGTGAATTGGGATAATCTTTTTAAGGTTTGCTGTTGAATGTTGATGGAGTAGTATGTTCCCTATTGTTGCTGATGTGGATCCTTTGTCTTAATTTGGCAGTTGGCGTTATATCTTGGAAGATATATCATTACGATGATGAGCACAGGTGTTGTTATGTTCATTGGATTTCAGTTGTCAGGTTAGCAAATTCATGCACCAAatagttgaagttgtgaaagcttTTACACACTAATGACATTAAATATAGATGTAACTCTACTCTAATTGGTAATATAACAGGTGGAGATAGCCAGATGAATGAGTTGATATGGTATAGCTGGCTTGGGGGAGTTATTATCGGGACTATGATAGGCTCCAATTTGGTTTTGGATGAAGTTGCTCGAGCTGGCCCGCGTAATGTCCTTATAACTGGAAGGTATAGCACTTCCTTATTATGCAAATTCATAACTTCATTAGACAACTTGATTATATTATGTGCTTGTTAActtattttatgcttgtttaaTCATCTGCATTTCGAAATTGTGTTGAATTATGAAGGGCACATTGTAGTCTTGCTAGAGCATTCCTGGCTGTAGAAATAACAACTcaactttaaaaatttatttgttGAAAATGCATTTTCATCTTTGAAGATGATActtaactttcaaactttaagcGTCTCATTCAACTGGTTTCTCTTTTCATCAACAAGGGAAGCTCTCTCTTCTGGATAAGTGTCTTTCTTTTCTCCTCATGTATTTTTACgacaaaaagagagagagattataGGTATATCAATTTGGACTCTGAAGATGGTGTATAGATGTAATTACCTGCTTATTGTTTGGTGCAGTACAAGGGGACTAGGGAAAGCTCTTGCCCGCGAATTTTTACTTTCTGGAGACCGTGTCGTCGTTACCTCTCGCAGGTAATTCCTTAGGTTATGGAAGCCACTTGTAATTGTAGTTTAGGAACTCTTGTTAATGCACAGTTTCCTGAAGACAGCCCTGAATCTGTCGATTTGACTATCAAGGAGCTTGAGGAAAATCTGAAGCAAGCTGTAAATGCTGCCACTGGTTCCGCTAGGAAAAAATTGGCTCATGCAAAAGTTGTTGGTATGGCTTGTGACGTTTCTGAACCTCTTGACGTTAGAAAGCTGGGCAAGTTTGCTGCAGATGAACTTGGTTACATTGACATTTGGGTTagtaattttcttttgtttacatTTTTTGCTTCGACGGCAAAAGAAAGTGAAGTACATATATAGGGTCTTCTGCATCTCAGAAGACTTATGAGGGAAAAAGACTTTCCTGGTTTGCTGTCTCATTTTCATGCTTCTAAAGATTGACTTTTTTATAGGTAAACAACGCTGGGACAAACAAAGGTTTTCGACCCTTGCTGCAATTTACCAACGATGATATTCAAGAGGTATGCATCTGGTGGATAATCTTCATACAATTTATCTAACTTCTTCCATTTCTAGACTCTGCAAAAATTTTGTTTTCGAGGATGCATATGCCATAGCAGATGGATCGTAAATAGATGGGGCACTTTCACTAGAGTGGGGTATATTGAATTGACAAGCCAGAGTTTCTCTCTCtactctctctcactctctctctccctctctctctctttctctctctctctctcggtggggttTGAACTGTAGGTTTTCTAACTATTCACTAGTAGAACAAATTGATGGTATTCTCCTCCACATAAATACTAAATATTCCCCCTTCCCACCAATATGTATATGTAGTTGTATACTTTGTATACCTATTATTATAATCATGAGTCACTCGTTCTAACTATTCATTTTTTCCTGTAATTATCTAGCAATATATCCCCTTATCTTATTTTTTCTGATAACTACTGCTAGACAATTCCTTCATCTTCTTATGCATGGCAATGTTCATACTTGTTTAGTCTTCAAGTTAAACTTTACGAGTGTACATAATGAACTATCTGCTCTGTACTTGCATGTTGAGTCACCTAATGTTCCAGTTATTATTTATGGTGCATTGCTGACTAAAATCATTTTGTACAGATTGTCTCCACAAACCTGATTGGTTCTATACTATGCACTAAAGAAGCCATCCAAATCATGAGAACCCAAAGCAAAGGTGGACATGTCTTTAACATGGATGGTGCAGGTTCTGGTGGATCTAGCACCCCTCTAACGGCTGTGTAAGTTGATTGTTGTGGTTGCAGTACTAAGTTATGTTATTGTGTATTGAAGATGTTTTCCATGTATTCATCTAATACATTTCTGATGGATACTGATATCGGTGCTATCATCTTCAATGTTCTGCAGCTATGGATCAACAAAATGTGGTCTCAGGCAGCTTCAATCATCCCTTCTGAAGGAGTGCAAGCGGTCAAAAGTTGGGGTGCATACAGCCTCTCCGGGCATGGTCTTAACTGACCTTTTGCTGAGGTATGTGAGGAGGCTCGTCAGAGCAAACACTTTCATGAACAATGTACTGCCGGAGAAGGATAACTCTGCCCTGTTTTGGGTCCTATTCTATCTGGTAGTGCCACCAAGTAGGACTACTGAAATATTAGACCAGAGATTCTTACCTTTGAGATGGTTCTCTTTTCTGGTTCTTATGGATAGATGAAAAGTTTCAACTTTTATTTTGTTAGTAGTGATCGATTGTGACCACCTTTTCCATTCGTGCCACCGGGTAAAAATTGAGCCTAATTTAGTGGTCTCCCTTTTATACTCGAATCTCCTCCAATACCTACATGCTACAGCCCTTTACCTGTCCATTTCTCTCCTCCAGCCTCCTACCTCACCTTCCCCCTTCCTTCCTCTGCCAATGACTGAAAGAGAAGTTTAAAAGGGAAAACACAGAGCTGATCTAGCAAAACTGCAAAAGGCAGGCATGGAGAAGGTTAATATTGAAATTGATATGCATATTTAGATTATCTTTGTTCCAGAACAGAAAGTGTTGGGTTTTCTCTCCCTGCTTTTTCAGGCAACTATTTAAGCTTTTCAGACCTTTAGAGTAAACTTTTCTTTTGGATTTTCATTAATACcattatcaaattattttatAGCTTGCTTTACTGACAATGAGCTTTTCCTGCAGTGGCTCAACTATCCAAAATAGACAAATGTTTAACATCATTTGTGAACATCCAGAGACAGTTGCTAGAACACTAGTACCGAGGATGCGGGTTGTAAAAGGAAGTGGAAGAGCCATCAATTA is from Nicotiana tabacum cultivar K326 chromosome 18, ASM71507v2, whole genome shotgun sequence and encodes:
- the LOC107825949 gene encoding putative chlorophyll(ide) b reductase NYC1, chloroplastic, whose translation is MAMVAKVHVSTLECHHYYHRGSGHPPLSGNVLPRVVTTWDPLIVKGRRKIVVQPCRSFKSEDEYVKGSEIKKPMNKLVGAIRSAVWSCSKPSLRTENKFREAIEKLEERLFLLALYLGRYIITMMSTGVVMFIGFQLSGGDSQMNELIWYSWLGGVIIGTMIGSNLVLDEVARAGPRNVLITGSTRGLGKALAREFLLSGDRVVVTSRSPESVDLTIKELEENLKQAVNAATGSARKKLAHAKVVGMACDVSEPLDVRKLGKFAADELGYIDIWVNNAGTNKGFRPLLQFTNDDIQEIVSTNLIGSILCTKEAIQIMRTQSKGGHVFNMDGAGSGGSSTPLTAVYGSTKCGLRQLQSSLLKECKRSKVGVHTASPGMVLTDLLLSGSTIQNRQMFNIICEHPETVARTLVPRMRVVKGSGRAINYLTPPRILIALVTAWLRRGRWFDDQGRALYAAEADRLRNWAENRTRFSFTDAMEMYTENTWISVFSLSVVCAFIILSSTGST